A region from the candidate division WOR-3 bacterium genome encodes:
- a CDS encoding GreA/GreB family elongation factor — protein sequence MDENIAEKLEEFKKDDKIPEACEFCKKVLKTEENRTCLRFLAEQAKQAGDRDNELAFLKRLLATEVKKGDVVLRLMELSDKSDEMKEQVIDELISEKRDAEAEEIFLQMTENGWFDYEKISKWAERLSNSGKSRTAYDWVFHVIEVYKKMSLWKEMEKILAFCWKINPCEEVRKNLLICLREKFKNCRHLEYFLEELNVHSRKDVTSVLDKLQEILRYDEGKWVFHDSWGLGRVREMIPYQDELVIDFENKKGHVMNLGGAEKIIEPLNDDHWTVVTKTQKEKLLALIKEDPVQVVKMYLKSFSGQAFGQDMKKDISSSLGIKDSWWNSSRDRIKNDAFIDYSAGGKGGKFILIKKQKKKKQSNDKDFVYDGDIESHYRKLTSFLQLVKKEGATEENEKKASEYFFAVKCELEKASALTRLKFHYLSVELQKYFKKFELTELDFGQMSDMEVLEIIESSVKTDLKEKLIRNLTSSSRIDEGLRKQILCAKAFGFRDSLPVETRAEDMAYIFERPFESPEALLWAAEKVKSGEVILPDRIPSDENLTEWIFKLTEKSSSENSERNKKIIVKVRQLLKKNDYEIIKNAVDEALLPQAKLIVNWVSDSSAFNPVQKSEIRTKLIRLRPEVVVSDEAQASGDKAVYVSKSSFFKRQSLRDKLLYDTLPAIVEEIRRTAAMGDLSENFEYHAARAKHREIAGKISDLEDQLSKTRVIDEGMIDTDKVSIGTTVFLQSGEKEKNITILGPWDSDPESGIISYLSPLGEKLLGLKMNDFVEIEQSEFEVRKIIVSEFLMDARTEQRRKLVDENDFRNIVEKGKTDEKDRRDYKERRDE from the coding sequence ATGGATGAGAACATAGCCGAAAAACTTGAAGAATTCAAAAAAGACGATAAAATTCCTGAAGCCTGTGAATTCTGTAAAAAAGTGCTTAAAACCGAAGAGAACAGAACTTGCCTTAGATTTCTCGCAGAGCAGGCAAAACAGGCAGGGGATCGTGATAACGAACTGGCGTTTCTGAAAAGGCTTCTGGCAACCGAAGTAAAAAAAGGCGACGTCGTCCTTAGACTTATGGAGCTGTCGGACAAATCCGACGAAATGAAAGAACAGGTGATAGATGAACTAATCTCTGAAAAAAGAGACGCCGAAGCAGAAGAAATTTTTCTGCAAATGACTGAAAATGGTTGGTTTGATTATGAGAAAATATCAAAATGGGCCGAGAGGTTATCGAATTCGGGGAAAAGTAGAACGGCTTACGATTGGGTGTTTCACGTGATCGAAGTTTACAAAAAAATGTCACTTTGGAAGGAAATGGAAAAAATACTCGCATTTTGCTGGAAGATAAATCCTTGTGAAGAAGTAAGAAAAAATCTGCTGATTTGCCTGAGAGAGAAATTTAAAAATTGCCGGCATCTTGAATATTTTCTTGAGGAACTGAACGTTCATTCTAGAAAAGACGTCACTTCAGTTCTCGACAAGCTTCAGGAAATACTCAGGTACGATGAAGGAAAATGGGTTTTTCACGATTCGTGGGGTTTGGGCCGGGTAAGGGAAATGATCCCGTATCAGGACGAACTTGTGATAGACTTTGAAAACAAAAAAGGTCACGTGATGAATCTTGGTGGCGCTGAAAAAATAATTGAACCTCTCAACGACGATCACTGGACGGTAGTTACAAAAACTCAAAAAGAAAAACTTTTGGCGCTTATAAAAGAAGATCCCGTCCAAGTTGTAAAAATGTATCTGAAAAGCTTTTCAGGCCAGGCTTTCGGCCAGGATATGAAAAAAGATATCTCCAGCAGTCTCGGAATAAAAGACTCGTGGTGGAACTCTTCGAGAGACAGAATTAAAAACGACGCTTTCATTGATTATTCTGCCGGAGGAAAGGGGGGTAAATTCATTTTAATTAAAAAACAGAAGAAAAAAAAACAAAGCAACGATAAGGATTTCGTTTACGACGGCGACATCGAATCTCATTACAGGAAATTGACGAGTTTTCTCCAGTTGGTGAAAAAAGAAGGCGCAACGGAAGAAAACGAGAAAAAAGCTTCAGAGTACTTTTTCGCCGTGAAATGTGAACTTGAAAAAGCTTCGGCTCTAACCAGGTTGAAGTTCCATTATTTGTCTGTTGAATTACAAAAGTACTTCAAGAAATTCGAGTTGACGGAATTGGATTTCGGCCAAATGAGCGATATGGAAGTTTTAGAGATAATCGAAAGTTCGGTCAAAACAGATTTGAAGGAAAAGTTAATCAGAAACCTAACAAGCTCTTCGAGAATTGACGAAGGTCTGCGGAAGCAGATTCTTTGCGCAAAGGCTTTCGGGTTCAGAGACTCCTTGCCCGTTGAAACCAGGGCAGAAGACATGGCATATATTTTTGAAAGACCTTTCGAATCGCCGGAAGCCTTGCTGTGGGCGGCAGAGAAAGTAAAAAGCGGCGAAGTTATTTTACCCGACCGAATACCGTCTGACGAAAATCTGACAGAGTGGATTTTCAAATTGACTGAAAAAAGTTCCTCAGAAAACTCCGAAAGAAACAAAAAGATCATTGTTAAGGTCAGACAATTGTTAAAGAAAAATGATTACGAAATAATTAAAAACGCCGTTGACGAAGCACTTTTGCCTCAGGCAAAACTTATTGTAAATTGGGTCAGCGATTCCTCAGCTTTCAATCCTGTTCAAAAGAGCGAGATAAGGACGAAACTGATCAGGCTCAGACCCGAAGTAGTGGTTTCAGACGAAGCCCAGGCTTCCGGCGATAAAGCCGTGTACGTTTCAAAGAGTTCTTTTTTCAAAAGACAGTCGCTTCGGGACAAACTTCTTTATGACACCCTGCCCGCTATTGTCGAAGAGATAAGGAGGACGGCGGCGATGGGTGATCTGTCCGAAAATTTTGAGTATCACGCGGCCAGAGCGAAACACCGCGAGATCGCGGGTAAAATCTCGGATCTTGAAGACCAGCTTTCTAAAACACGTGTCATTGACGAGGGCATGATTGATACAGATAAAGTCTCAATAGGAACCACTGTCTTTCTGCAAAGCGGAGAAAAAGAAAAAAACATTACCATACTGGGACCCTGGGATTCGGACCCGGAATCAGGGATCATTTCATATCTTTCTCCGCTGGGAGAGAAGCTTCTGGGATTGAAGATGAATGATTTTGTCGAGATAGAGCAATCTGAATTCGAAGTCAGAAAAATAATCGTGTCCGAATTCCTGATGGATGCGAGAACAGAACAAAGAAGAAAATTGGTCGATGAAAACGATTTCAGGAATATTGTCGAAAAAGGCAAAACTGACGAAAAAGACAGAAGAGACTACAAAGAAAGAAGGGATGAATAA
- a CDS encoding glucose-6-phosphate isomerase gives MVELSLGSNAVLSRLNEVFNASDGYCRNILSVITRKIPGSQYTGWMDCKMSDLLKKDIVEHSEQIRDKFEKVVILGVGGSYLGSKASLDFLCKDGGPDISFCGYNLSPDTYIKLLGDVKKNRTALIVISKSGTTIEPSVSLRIFLSELSKDRGNSVHVTAITDSSRGVLKKMATENNWKTFSVPDDIGGRFSVITPVGLLPLAIAGADIEAFSESFRKGRDRYTNLEFARNPAMVYSFARFNLLMMGFLNELFVTWQERSNYLGLWWQQLFGECEGKDSKGIFPSTIHCTRDLHSLGQYIQDGRKELFETFFYVKNDFQFEVPVLEINDKLDYIAGKQLSWINEQAKNGTKSAHEKSGRPVLEITVEKSDENSLGDLFAFLMFSAAFSSQFLGVNAFNQPGVEAYKKEMLKLLENCL, from the coding sequence ATGGTAGAATTATCTTTGGGCTCAAATGCGGTGCTATCCAGATTGAACGAGGTATTCAATGCTTCGGACGGATATTGCAGGAACATTCTTTCTGTGATAACAAGAAAAATCCCGGGATCTCAGTACACAGGATGGATGGATTGTAAAATGTCTGATCTCCTGAAAAAAGACATTGTCGAACATTCGGAACAAATACGGGATAAATTCGAAAAAGTAGTGATCCTGGGTGTGGGAGGTTCTTATCTGGGCTCAAAAGCGTCGTTGGATTTTCTTTGCAAAGACGGCGGTCCCGATATCAGTTTTTGCGGGTATAATCTTTCGCCGGACACTTACATAAAACTGCTGGGTGATGTAAAGAAAAACAGGACCGCCCTTATAGTTATAAGCAAGTCGGGAACAACTATTGAACCTTCTGTTTCACTGAGGATATTTTTGAGCGAGTTGTCGAAAGATCGGGGCAACAGTGTTCACGTCACTGCAATTACAGACTCATCCAGGGGTGTTTTAAAAAAAATGGCGACAGAAAATAATTGGAAAACATTTTCTGTTCCGGACGATATAGGAGGAAGATTTTCGGTCATAACACCTGTCGGTCTTCTCCCACTTGCTATAGCCGGAGCCGACATTGAAGCTTTTTCAGAATCGTTCCGCAAGGGAAGAGACAGATATACCAATCTTGAATTCGCTCGAAATCCTGCGATGGTGTATTCTTTCGCGAGATTCAATCTGTTGATGATGGGCTTTCTGAACGAGCTGTTTGTCACGTGGCAGGAGAGGAGCAATTATTTGGGTTTGTGGTGGCAGCAACTTTTCGGAGAATGTGAAGGCAAAGACTCCAAAGGCATATTTCCTTCTACGATCCATTGCACCAGGGACCTTCATTCACTCGGTCAGTATATTCAGGACGGAAGGAAGGAACTGTTCGAAACTTTCTTTTACGTGAAAAACGATTTCCAATTCGAAGTCCCCGTTCTTGAGATAAATGACAAACTCGATTATATTGCCGGGAAACAGCTTTCGTGGATAAACGAACAGGCAAAAAACGGAACAAAAAGCGCTCACGAAAAAAGCGGAAGACCTGTCCTTGAGATTACTGTTGAAAAAAGCGATGAAAACAGCCTGGGAGATCTTTTTGCTTTTTTAATGTTCTCTGCCGCTTTCAGTTCGCAGTTCCTGGGGGTCAACGCTTTCAATCAGCCGGGGGTAGAGGCTTACAAAAAAGAAATGCTCAAACTTCTTGAAAACTGTCTGTGA
- a CDS encoding HD domain-containing protein encodes MIDMVKLLYRLNQIGISLSAIRDLDVFFDYILKEAREFTNCDGGTLYTVHGDMLELTVSQNQKLSERAGDNAVKTNYIKVSMPISTQSIAGYVTLTGNTVNIADAYDIDKKYPFKHNRSFDEKSDYKTTSILTVPLKEPSGIILGVLQLINRRDDEGNITPFPDHLVELTLSLASQAAVALRNVKYSEELKKSYYETIFRLSVAAEFKDSDTANHLKRMSNYTLMIAKNISLSPEETELIFHAAPMHDIGKLGIPDHILLKPGRLTDEEWEEMKKHTIYGSKILENSKNTILETSRIIALYHHEKYNGSGYPFGLKGEDIPLYARICSIADVFDALTSPRPYKNAFSTDKSFGIIQEEKGVSFDPELTEAFLKDKSQILSIMNMYSESD; translated from the coding sequence ATGATTGACATGGTCAAATTACTTTACAGACTCAACCAGATAGGAATTTCTCTTTCTGCCATCAGGGACCTCGATGTTTTTTTCGACTACATCCTTAAAGAAGCGAGAGAATTCACGAATTGCGACGGCGGAACGCTTTATACCGTCCACGGAGACATGCTGGAACTGACCGTGAGCCAAAATCAAAAACTTTCTGAAAGAGCTGGAGACAACGCAGTAAAAACAAATTACATCAAAGTCTCAATGCCGATATCTACACAAAGCATAGCAGGTTACGTCACGCTGACAGGCAATACTGTCAACATTGCGGACGCTTACGACATAGATAAGAAATACCCGTTCAAACACAACAGGTCATTCGATGAAAAGTCGGATTACAAAACGACATCAATTCTCACCGTGCCTCTGAAAGAACCCTCCGGGATCATACTCGGTGTATTACAGCTGATCAACAGGCGCGACGACGAAGGGAACATTACACCCTTCCCCGATCATCTTGTCGAACTCACTCTCTCACTCGCCTCGCAGGCCGCTGTCGCCCTGAGAAACGTAAAGTACTCGGAAGAACTTAAAAAATCGTATTACGAAACTATTTTCAGGCTTTCAGTTGCCGCTGAATTCAAAGATTCGGACACGGCCAACCACCTAAAAAGGATGAGTAATTACACACTGATGATAGCCAAAAACATCTCTCTTTCGCCTGAGGAAACAGAGCTCATATTTCATGCGGCACCCATGCACGACATCGGAAAACTCGGAATACCTGATCACATTCTCCTCAAACCCGGAAGGCTGACTGACGAGGAATGGGAAGAAATGAAAAAACACACGATATACGGTTCGAAAATACTAGAAAATTCTAAGAACACCATACTCGAAACTTCGCGCATAATTGCGCTTTATCATCATGAAAAATACAACGGTTCAGGATATCCATTCGGCCTGAAAGGCGAAGACATCCCTCTTTACGCGAGGATTTGTTCAATAGCGGACGTATTCGATGCGCTGACTTCACCCAGACCGTATAAGAATGCTTTCTCGACTGATAAATCTTTTGGCATTATACAGGAAGAAAAAGGAGTTTCATTCGATCCTGAACTCACCGAGGCTTTCCTTAAAGACAAATCACAGATTCTCTCAATAATGAATATGTACAGCGAATCAGACTAG
- a CDS encoding response regulator, giving the protein MKKKTTVLIIDDDRELVDLVKFNFQQRGWEVLTSYDGMDAILKINRNKPDIIVSDIRMPGVDGFSLLETIKADDTLSDLPFIFLTGDDRIESRIKGLGDGADDYIIKPFVFEELFARVKTRLQTAHRIKELESKGLRGSFDILSLSDILQNLTSAGKKGKITVETEYFSGNIWIKEGKITGASMLNRKGWDALYTLLSLEQGVFQFSESDEVSVDMSVPIEKALLECARQMDEEKRILKLIGGKNSVYAVNSENLDPEDKTGKMIIDKIKEGFNYEEITRILPFSSYTIAMKIFSMMSEEYIKKF; this is encoded by the coding sequence GTGAAAAAGAAAACGACAGTCCTGATAATTGACGATGACAGAGAGCTTGTCGACCTCGTCAAATTCAACTTTCAGCAGAGAGGATGGGAAGTTCTTACGAGCTATGACGGTATGGATGCAATACTTAAGATTAATAGAAACAAACCCGACATAATCGTTTCAGATATAAGAATGCCGGGAGTGGACGGGTTTTCTCTTCTCGAGACCATTAAAGCTGACGATACTTTGAGCGATCTCCCGTTTATTTTTCTGACAGGAGACGACAGGATAGAAAGCAGAATAAAAGGGCTCGGAGACGGCGCCGACGATTACATTATCAAACCTTTCGTGTTCGAGGAGCTTTTCGCGAGAGTTAAAACGCGTTTACAAACAGCTCACAGAATTAAAGAGCTCGAATCGAAAGGGCTCAGAGGAAGTTTTGACATTCTCTCTCTGTCCGACATACTGCAAAATCTGACTTCTGCCGGCAAAAAAGGAAAAATCACCGTAGAGACCGAATACTTTTCAGGTAATATATGGATAAAGGAAGGGAAAATAACCGGAGCCTCCATGCTAAACAGAAAAGGATGGGACGCTCTTTACACTTTACTGAGTCTGGAACAGGGTGTTTTCCAGTTCAGCGAATCCGACGAAGTGTCTGTTGACATGTCTGTGCCCATTGAAAAAGCTCTTCTCGAATGTGCCCGTCAGATGGACGAAGAGAAAAGAATCTTAAAGCTCATTGGCGGAAAAAACTCTGTTTATGCTGTAAATTCGGAAAACCTGGATCCGGAGGACAAAACCGGAAAGATGATCATCGACAAGATCAAGGAAGGATTCAATTACGAAGAGATAACCAGAATTCTTCCTTTTTCAAGTTACACGATAGCAATGAAGATATTTTCTATGATGTCGGAAGAATATATAAAGAAGTTCTGA
- a CDS encoding HAMP domain-containing histidine kinase, translating into MIQYTVISEEGKVLSVNKGFSKKYSLKIGDEIDTSFPFYEQVAEFFSFEDFVHKEKFIENFGYLDIFPTIHSSKKAALLLINREDFFEKAALTENRKKNAVYDLMRSWKRIVEEDGIKAKLDKAVEAASCMGWEKIFFCYTWKNENYFSSRGYGEDEKNDILSRLPFDLPVQFEKKLTELSKIEGIYYIVPGHRKFEEILGRNRIRHWNPGYLIIIPMKRGKNSYAGWLMFDDPMASDNPVREDIFNLVGFFQSVISELDVLQTSLELIKSQKERETILYEIAHDLKNPISIIRVYAETLLGEEVQYEKMKYFSQVIIDKSRHILSMVEDMLELSKLQNIEQLIDIKEIDLKDVVRKSLLTQSDFAYSKNVEFEIKLPKGNALVKGDDGLLQRAIENIINNAIKFSNEKTTVGVSLTERGDKWEISVDDYGIGILEEDMKKIFQKFFRSADAKNYPGSGLGLSIVERIVHLHGGVISVQSVPGEKTSVSLKLQKREEA; encoded by the coding sequence ATGATTCAATACACTGTTATATCCGAAGAAGGAAAAGTTCTGTCGGTAAACAAAGGTTTTTCAAAGAAGTATTCGCTGAAAATCGGCGATGAAATTGACACGTCGTTTCCTTTTTATGAACAGGTTGCGGAATTTTTTTCGTTCGAAGATTTTGTCCATAAAGAAAAATTTATAGAAAATTTCGGGTACCTCGATATTTTTCCGACGATTCATTCTTCCAAAAAAGCCGCCCTTCTTCTTATCAACAGAGAGGATTTTTTCGAAAAAGCCGCTTTGACAGAAAACAGAAAAAAAAATGCAGTATACGACCTCATGAGATCATGGAAAAGAATTGTCGAAGAAGACGGGATCAAGGCAAAACTCGACAAAGCTGTTGAAGCCGCAAGCTGTATGGGCTGGGAGAAGATATTTTTCTGCTACACATGGAAGAACGAAAATTACTTTTCATCGCGGGGGTACGGCGAAGACGAAAAAAACGATATTTTATCCCGGCTTCCCTTCGATCTGCCCGTTCAGTTTGAGAAGAAACTGACCGAACTTTCCAAGATCGAAGGGATATATTACATCGTTCCGGGACACAGGAAATTCGAGGAAATCCTCGGCAGAAACAGAATAAGGCACTGGAATCCAGGATATCTGATAATAATACCGATGAAGCGAGGCAAGAACTCCTACGCAGGATGGCTCATGTTCGACGACCCCATGGCCAGCGATAATCCTGTGAGAGAAGACATCTTCAACCTCGTTGGATTTTTCCAGTCCGTAATTTCAGAACTCGACGTTCTTCAGACATCGTTGGAACTTATAAAGTCGCAAAAAGAAAGAGAAACGATTCTCTACGAGATAGCTCACGATTTGAAAAATCCAATATCGATTATCAGAGTGTACGCCGAAACTCTTCTGGGAGAAGAAGTTCAGTATGAAAAAATGAAATATTTTTCGCAAGTCATAATAGATAAATCCCGTCACATTCTTTCCATGGTCGAAGACATGCTTGAATTGTCAAAATTGCAGAATATTGAGCAACTGATTGATATCAAGGAGATAGATTTGAAAGACGTGGTCAGAAAATCGTTGCTTACCCAGAGTGATTTTGCGTATTCAAAGAATGTTGAATTTGAAATAAAACTGCCCAAAGGAAACGCTTTGGTAAAAGGTGACGACGGACTTCTCCAGCGCGCGATCGAAAACATTATTAATAACGCCATAAAGTTTTCAAATGAAAAAACGACAGTAGGTGTTTCCTTGACGGAAAGAGGGGACAAATGGGAAATTTCTGTGGATGATTACGGCATAGGTATATTGGAAGAAGATATGAAAAAAATATTTCAGAAGTTTTTCAGGTCAGCCGACGCAAAAAACTATCCGGGTTCGGGATTGGGTCTTTCTATTGTTGAAAGAATTGTCCATCTTCACGGCGGAGTGATATCAGTTCAAAGTGTTCCAGGCGAGAAAACTTCGGTCTCTCTCAAACTTCAAAAAAGAGAAGAAGCGTGA
- a CDS encoding isoleucine--tRNA ligase, with product MLEKKYPAEKTMPDFPTMEENVLKYWNDNKTFEKSVVSRGEENAPDYVFYDGPPFANGLPHYGHILTGFVKDIVPRFFTMKGFRVLRRFGWDCHGLPAEMEMEKEAGIHGKKDIEKYGIDKFNEGCKKLVLKYVDEWERFVKRQGRWVEFENAYKTLDTGYIESVLWAFKQLYDKGLIYEKDRVVSYCFRCETPLSNFETRMDDATRPRQDPSVTVRFKLNKQFSGRDSYLLVWTTTPWTLPSNLAIAVGDEIDYAGVEHEGSLYIIAESRIKEVTKIFNQDPKILWRGKGKDLTGETYEPLFGYFGNIENAFRVITGDFVGTEEGTGIVHIAPGFGEDDQKVCADNGIETVCPVDAEAKFTNEIEDLCGIHVFDSNKIILRRLKDEGKLLLHETIEHNYPHCWRCNTPLIYRAISSWYVDVTRIKDDMLKTNRQINWIPTHIKDGQFGKWIEGARDWSISRNRYFGAPIPVFKCENCGKREVFGSVKEIETFFKISVEDLHRPYIDALKTHCPDCGGTIKRVPEVLDCWFESGSMPYAQIHYPFENKEWFEKNFPADFIVEYIAQTRGWFYTLNVLSTALFGKPAFKNVICHGVVLDKQGRKLSKKLNNYPDPMEIFDKYGADAMRWFLVANPILKGGNLMVSEGGDEIISVLKDVMLPLWNVYYFFTLYANIDSYIAKESFESSNPLDVYILSELRTTAEKVENEMTAYDLFGATETLREFIDSLTNWYVRRSRRRFWKSENDEDKIFAFDTLYTVLTSFVIIAAPFLPFLTEYIFRSLTRKESVHLEKWLDWQRIPYDGKLLEQMRSVRKIVYLGHSLRKKNSMRVRQPLSKLLVSGEKAGESLDFSEVIKDELNVKEVLFVRDANELGTPVLKVNLKAAGPRLGSKIQAVIKAGKTGNFELTPEKTAIIAGIELSEDEFSIEWKSGAGKDCMSEENMIVSLDLNLDESLIDEGKARELIRQVQNARSKAGLNVQDRIDLLLDVPESWKKAYLEHRKFIESETLSNSSALESQVKKGFFTHEENALGENVKIHLRRIG from the coding sequence ATGCTCGAAAAAAAATATCCCGCAGAAAAAACCATGCCGGATTTTCCTACTATGGAAGAGAACGTGCTGAAATACTGGAACGACAACAAAACGTTCGAAAAATCAGTGGTTTCGAGAGGAGAAGAAAACGCACCCGACTATGTATTTTACGACGGGCCGCCTTTTGCCAACGGTTTACCTCATTACGGACACATCCTGACAGGTTTTGTCAAAGACATAGTCCCGAGGTTTTTTACTATGAAAGGGTTCAGGGTTCTTAGAAGATTCGGATGGGACTGCCACGGGCTTCCCGCCGAAATGGAAATGGAAAAAGAGGCGGGCATACACGGAAAAAAAGACATTGAGAAATACGGCATAGATAAGTTCAACGAGGGATGCAAAAAACTTGTCCTGAAATACGTCGATGAATGGGAACGTTTTGTCAAAAGACAAGGCAGGTGGGTCGAATTCGAGAACGCGTACAAAACTCTGGACACCGGATACATTGAGTCGGTTCTTTGGGCTTTTAAACAATTATACGACAAAGGACTTATCTACGAAAAAGACAGGGTAGTTTCTTACTGTTTCAGATGCGAAACACCGCTTTCGAATTTTGAAACGAGGATGGACGACGCGACGAGACCGAGGCAGGACCCTTCCGTCACTGTCAGATTTAAATTAAACAAACAGTTTTCAGGCAGGGACTCGTATCTTCTGGTGTGGACAACGACGCCTTGGACTTTGCCGAGTAATCTTGCCATTGCCGTTGGAGATGAAATTGATTATGCCGGAGTCGAACACGAAGGCTCCTTGTACATCATCGCCGAGAGCAGGATCAAGGAAGTGACTAAAATATTCAATCAAGATCCGAAAATACTGTGGAGGGGAAAAGGTAAAGACCTTACTGGAGAAACGTACGAACCTCTGTTCGGGTACTTCGGGAACATTGAAAACGCTTTCCGAGTGATAACAGGTGATTTCGTCGGGACGGAGGAAGGCACCGGCATAGTGCACATAGCTCCGGGTTTCGGAGAAGACGATCAGAAAGTTTGCGCGGACAACGGCATAGAAACTGTCTGTCCGGTTGACGCGGAGGCGAAATTTACAAATGAAATTGAGGATCTCTGCGGAATTCACGTATTCGACTCCAACAAGATAATTCTTCGACGACTGAAAGATGAAGGAAAGCTTTTGCTGCACGAGACTATTGAGCACAATTATCCTCATTGCTGGAGATGCAACACTCCGCTGATCTACAGGGCTATTTCATCCTGGTACGTTGATGTCACGAGAATCAAAGACGACATGCTGAAGACAAACCGGCAGATCAACTGGATACCTACGCACATAAAAGACGGACAGTTCGGTAAATGGATCGAGGGAGCGAGAGACTGGTCTATAAGCAGAAACAGATATTTCGGCGCCCCAATACCTGTATTCAAATGCGAAAATTGTGGAAAGAGGGAGGTTTTCGGTTCCGTAAAAGAAATCGAAACGTTTTTTAAAATTAGTGTCGAAGATCTTCACAGGCCTTACATTGATGCGCTTAAAACCCACTGCCCGGATTGCGGAGGCACCATTAAAAGGGTGCCCGAAGTTCTCGACTGTTGGTTTGAATCCGGCTCGATGCCCTACGCTCAAATCCATTACCCGTTCGAAAACAAAGAATGGTTTGAAAAAAATTTTCCGGCGGATTTTATTGTCGAGTACATAGCTCAGACCAGGGGCTGGTTCTATACTTTAAATGTCCTTTCGACAGCTCTTTTCGGTAAACCGGCTTTCAAAAACGTCATCTGTCACGGAGTAGTCCTCGACAAACAGGGCAGAAAACTTTCAAAAAAATTGAACAATTACCCTGATCCTATGGAGATATTCGACAAATACGGTGCGGACGCGATGAGGTGGTTCCTTGTCGCAAATCCTATTCTGAAAGGCGGAAATCTCATGGTCAGCGAAGGGGGAGACGAGATAATTTCCGTTTTAAAGGACGTCATGCTGCCGTTGTGGAATGTATATTATTTTTTCACGCTTTACGCCAACATTGATTCATATATTGCGAAAGAGTCTTTTGAAAGTTCCAATCCTCTCGATGTTTACATACTATCAGAATTGAGAACGACAGCCGAAAAGGTTGAAAACGAAATGACGGCATACGACCTTTTCGGAGCAACTGAAACACTGAGAGAGTTTATAGACTCTCTGACGAACTGGTACGTCAGAAGGAGCAGAAGAAGATTCTGGAAATCCGAAAACGACGAAGACAAGATTTTTGCCTTTGACACTCTTTACACTGTTTTAACTTCTTTTGTTATTATCGCGGCTCCGTTTCTGCCGTTCCTGACGGAATACATATTCAGATCCCTGACGAGAAAAGAGAGCGTTCATCTTGAAAAATGGCTGGATTGGCAAAGAATTCCGTATGACGGAAAACTACTTGAGCAGATGAGGAGTGTCCGTAAGATAGTTTATTTAGGTCATTCCCTGAGAAAAAAAAATTCGATGAGGGTAAGACAGCCGCTTTCTAAACTGCTGGTCTCTGGAGAGAAAGCCGGAGAATCGCTCGATTTTTCTGAAGTCATAAAGGATGAACTAAACGTCAAGGAAGTCCTTTTCGTACGCGATGCCAACGAGCTCGGAACGCCTGTTCTCAAAGTTAATTTGAAAGCCGCCGGGCCGAGATTAGGTTCTAAAATTCAAGCCGTGATAAAAGCGGGAAAAACGGGCAATTTTGAATTGACACCCGAAAAAACGGCGATTATAGCCGGAATCGAGCTTTCGGAAGATGAATTTTCCATCGAATGGAAATCCGGCGCCGGTAAAGACTGTATGTCTGAAGAAAACATGATAGTTTCGCTGGATCTTAACCTTGACGAATCTCTCATAGATGAAGGAAAAGCCAGGGAATTGATAAGACAAGTTCAAAACGCAAGATCGAAAGCAGGATTGAACGTTCAGGACAGAATCGACTTGTTATTAGATGTTCCGGAGAGCTGGAAAAAAGCTTATTTGGAACACAGGAAATTCATCGAGAGCGAAACCCTGTCAAACAGTTCAGCGCTCGAATCGCAAGTCAAGAAAGGATTTTTCACTCACGAAGAAAACGCTCTCGGCGAAAACGTGAAAATTCACCTGAGGAGAATCGGATAA